The window CGATTGGCTGCTTTACCAGAGCGACAATTCTGTTGCTGGAGCTCTATAGACAGGTGAAAAGGCATGATAGGCTATATATGACACTGTATTAGCAGCTCATGAATAATCAGCCGTGTGCTGAAAGCATGTGTGCATTAATTAGCCTAAATCATGCTGGGTTTCACAATATTGGTCCAAATGAtaagttggggcagctgttttATTGCATTTCGTCTTTTACAGAATGCACCAGCTCTTTAttcataatataaaaaatatgctGTGTACGTTCCCATTACCTTCCTTCTATTGCAAGAACTTTTCTGTTTCCATGAATGCACCAATACAAAGATACGTCTTGTGAACATAAGGGAACATAAGGACTATATGATGCAGATGCTGCATACATGAAATGACGTAGTTCATTCATGGCAATGGGCACTTCATGCAGGCGGGGGTGTCACTTAATACATGCTCGATATTTTTTTACTATGAGAGTTAATAAAATAGCTAAGTGTAAATGAGAAGGTTGTTTATATTGTTGCTCAGACATTCCATGGATTTAAttgttaaattgaaaaaaacatctgctcgctttttttctctctcttacctCGCCCTCTGTGCGATGGTTCGGTCTTACCACacatatttcattcataaaattcCAGCTCACTATAAAAGGCGGGCCTCTCCACTATTTCTGCACAGTACAATTTATGAACCCGGCAAATGGAATATAAATAATAAGGGGTTTTGGAGTCAGTTTTTAACTTAGATTAGATAGACTATTCTATCtttttatgcagtgtttttagaCGAGAGGAACATGCATCCAGACTCCAGCACTGAGTTCGACTCATCGTCCAGCTGTAGCACAGCATCGCCTGGCGGGGACACCCCTGGGTGCAGCCAGCATCCTACTGACTCGCTTTCATCATCAGTGGACAGCGCCAAGGTAGGAACGGATTTGATCATTCAAAAAATTATTACACACAAATCTTGTAGGATCAGTCACGCATAAGGAGAATACTGGTTGCAAAAGGGCGACTATAATCCAGAATGTTCACACATATCCAAGAACATTCCATAGACAGCATTTTACTGTGCCGTGCTGAAAACGATTCCATACAAACACAATCTCTATAGTCTCATGCATCTGTAAATCCGCCACTAGGCTATAGGCCTATACAGCGTGAGAATGTCCAATCTATAATTTCAGGGAAATTGTTTGTATACAGATATGTCTTGCTTGTGACCTTTCATTTTAGagtgtttataataataatgaaaatgagTTTTAAGGACGTGATGAAAGGCATGTATCTGATTTTGATAGATTCGTAGACTattgattttgtcttttttttgccattttttcagCCAAATGATTGATGTACCATTTAAGCACATCTAAATGTCAGCCAAGAACGTTGTTCCTCACTCATCAGATAAGCTAAATCAGTGTTTGACCGCATGCATATGCATGTCTCTGTGATGTGGGCTTTTCCAGGATACTGAGATCAGTGCAGCAGGTTCCTTTGTTCCGACTGTGACTGCAATCTCAACCTCGCCGGATCTAAGGTGGATGGTGCAGCCGACAGTCATCACATCTGTCCCCCCGTCGTCCCGCCGTGCAAAAACCAAAACTCACGACTCGACCCAGTCGTCTTCCGCGGCAAGCAAGGCAAAGCCCTCCAACAGGAAAGGGCAGAAAGAAAAGGTATGCAAGAaaacagggtgggggagggggtcaTGAAATGTCAGTTTCAAAAATAAccccaatcaatcaatcaatcaatcaatcaatcaatcaatgacAACAGGACGTAAAGGAGGATGCCATTTTTTTATGTGAACGTACATACGAGTAATGCAATAAATGACTGCAGGGAATAACACATCAGGTGTTTGGATTATGTCCAGTTTGTGCAGCGGTTACTTTAGGAGTAACGAGCACAGCACTGTTTATGAATGGGATGGGAAATTGCATAAAAGTGCGCGCTCACGTGGCTGACTAGACCGTGCCAGTGGTGCAGCATTTTAACGCCTGGACTGAAAGAGAGTCTGCACCGACCAGATCAGTATTCCCAGAATACACTGCAAggaagattttttaaaaatttttttttttgttttattttggcaaGTGGATTTGTGCTAAAGAGCCAAATGCTGATACGGCAAAACTTAGCAGGATGTGCATTTTAATTGCCTATTTCTGATTCATTTTAGGCttccaaagaggaggaagaaaggaggaggatcaggagagagaggaacaaAATTGCTGCAGCAAAGTGTCGTAACAGACGGAGGGAGCTGATAGACACCCTGCAAGCTGTAAGTATGCAATCATATAGAGAACATCCACTCAGTGTATGCACTCCTCTAAAGCGGAGGACATTTAGGCCTACAGCACTTTGTGACATGTCACATAAAGACAACAGGGGCACAGCCGGCATGACTGAGAAAACGGGGGAACAGTGTTATCATGCCTCTCACGCCGAGTCTTTTTCTGATTCTTTCCTCTTCACTTCAGGAAACTGACAAGCTCGAGGATGAGAAATCTACCCTCCAGACGGAGATAGCCGACCTGctgaaggagaaggagagactGGAACAGGTCCTAGTCTCCCACAAACCATCCTGCAAACTTCCTGTAAATGACAATGAtggtgatgataatgatgatgaggaAGATAATaaggaagatgatgatgatgatgcaatGCTGCAGGATCCTCCGGCCTCCCCACAGCTGCTGTCCATGTTAGAGAACGGGAAACCTCCAGAGGGCAACACAACCATCGGAGAAGCCTCTATTGGTCAAGACATGGACACTGTCCCTTGCATCCCTGCTGCAGCCATTTTGGGGaactccaacatcctgctgtgtTCGAGTGCAGAAGAGGAGGCTCTGAAGGACTTGAAAGGAGATGACCTGGATGACTTGGTGCCCAGCCTGGAGACGGCAGTGAGTCCAGAGATGGCTGCTTCCGTCCCTGACATAGACCTGAGCAGCCCCTTCTGCCTCTCAGACTGGGAAACCCTGTACAAGTCAGTGGCAAACGACCTTGAATCCTTGAGCACACCAGTTATGTCTTCCAGTCCAACTTGTAGCAATTACCGCACAGTGTTTTCCTTTAATTACTCTGAGATTGATTCCTTGGATGAGGGCTTTGAGAGCCTCAAAGGCAGCCTCGGTGCATCTGAGTTAATGAAAGATAGTCTTAACTCTCCAACACTTCTGGTCTTGTGAATGCAAAGACGTTATGCAATGATACTGTAATTGTATTCTAACCAGCCAGCAAGGTATGATCTCTctcttaaaaacaatgttttgtagTGTGAGTTTTGATGTTGTGTGAATCTAAACATCAAAGGTTGTGTACATGACATGTTTTCTGTGACTGTAACCGGGTCGACTTCTTCCATTCTGCTGGGGCAATTCTCCGAGGTGAGACTTTGCGCCGGggacaaacatgcatgcaaATACAAGTCATCCGTAATCCAAGAAGAGGTGGCATCtagtgtttttaaatgtcatgtgAAGTAAAGTTAGATCATGCTCAATAGCATAATGTGTATGTAATAATGTTGACAAAGTTGTGTTGTAACAAGTGAAAATAGCAGGGTTACTGATGTGTAGTGTATAGGTGTCACATCTTGCTGTAAGGTGTCCCCTAACATGACATTTCCTTTCAAGTTTttccataataaaaaaaatatgtattttatgacatagtttatttttttacttatcAAAAATGATCAGATGAAAAAATTGTATAACgctggaaataaaataagacaaccACAAACCATGTCTTGCTGTTGTCATCATTCTGTCAGTGATATGCATTTGAATAAACAATCTCGCCACAAGGTTCATTTAGCAtagctgttctggagctttctATCATATCACATTATGTtcatcagcagatggagtttgctCAGTAGTCCTGcaattgctttttttctgagcACTTTAAGGCCTTCTTGTGTTTAAAGTGTCTCAACTGGGCATGACATTGTCTCTTCGTCTGCTGAGGAAGATCGTGTTATATATCTCCAAAACAGCTAATTTTCTGAGTTTGATAATGAATTTGAAACCACAGCTTTTAAGCCAACATGGACACGAAAACCTCAAATGTCTGGCAAAAAGTAAATACTAACATTAACTAGCCTACAATTCCATGACAATTGGGCAAAAATTATCTGTCAAAGAAGAAGATCATGAGATATATGCTCAAAAGCTCCATAACAGTAAAAGGACCTTGTGGCAGGATTGTTTTCTCTATATCCAAGGTCAAGAATCAACCCAATTTAAAAACCAACATGGATGAAAAGCTCAACAATAGGAACCTTAACATCTACAATTTCATGACAACTGTTCAAATCTCCATCTGCTAATAGGCTACGTGATGTAAGATGTCTTTAGAAAATGTAGCGTCAAGAAGAATGAACTCAGGAATAGCCTATTCATATTTTCAGCTGTGTCCATAAAAATGTCCGCGAGCCTATTTTGGATTGACGATTACATAAAGTACAACCACCGGGGACTCGACCGTGTTCAAAATGAGTGGGAGCAGCAGAAACGGgttaattatttattcacagCTCGGTCTCGGCTCCTCTGTTGTCACGGTCAAGGGAATCCGATTCTACAGCAGCAGCGCAGTGCTCGCTACGCGTGACGTCAACACGCGATTGCCGTAGCCTAGTTCGTTTCATTTCCGTTGACCATGTTTGGGTAATTgcagttgttttgtttccatggTGACGGGTGTCATATTTCGGGGCCGGAGAATGTTACCGGAAAAACTCGGTGCAGGAGCGAGCAGCAGGAGAAGCGGCAGAGCTGTTAAGCGACGAACAGACTCATCAGTTACAGAGCGGGCATCACGTGCATGATGATAAGTGGTGTAGTTAACGGTCCGAAGCATTTCTGGGAACAGCATAAAGGGAATTTAATGACCGCAGCCCGCTTGGTTTTGGTTCTCACGGCAGCAGTAGCACCGCAGTGGATGCACTTGTAGGCTGTTGCCTAGCTGGCCTTTGCATTTTTCATCACTAGGGGGAGCTACAGCGCGAGCACTGTCAAGCATCAAACAACTGATCTCTTCATTTTATCAACCGCATGTGTGCGTGATGTCTTGGTGCCCGGCTATTTTAGTGTGATGATGGATGGGCCTGTCAACAGCTCTATGTCTTTGTCCACTTGTTCCATAGAACTATGTCCAGTGTAATGATGACCTCCATGGCTTGATTCAAAGTtgtaaaatatcacattttattgatcccttggtgaaattcacaagctcCCCATCAGCATATGTAGTAAAGTGATGTAGgcaataatataatacacattttttggaAATGGGCCCATCGGTATTAAGTACTAGGCTAGCctattacattttgttatttaaccTATATCTTGATGCTATTAGGCTACTTTTGTAGATTTACTTGAGTAACACTGTTACTCGTAACATTGTAGCCTATTGCTACTTTTATCTGTTTACTTCTTCCAGCAATGGTTAGATTATTGTATAGCCTAATATATTCTTTGAATGTGTTATGTAAGATCTTATGTGTAAGcaacatttaaatattgtaGCTGGTTGAAGTTGAACTATTTTAGTTTATGTAAATGCTGTTGGGTAAAGACGAATCAATTGTATTTCAtaaacttattatatatattaagtAATAGTCTAGTAaagttgtcaaataaatgttgtgaaaaaagtatttgacttGAActagctaaatggaattcagccaacatcaattttattatttaaaacgtgtgcttttcctactatggcatgtcaaaatgtgttttaatgaaaaGCCCTTTCAGCTACACTTCACCCTTTGCTGGTTTTGAATTAGATCTGAACTGCTTTTGGAATAAAGAAATTGTCTATAATAGTTACCTATTGATAGTAATATGATGACATACACCAAAATCTACACTTATTACACACCTTTGAATATGGACTTACGTCACCGCTTAGTTTCTATTTGATGGAGCTTAGTCTAGCCTCCATACTTTGTTTTGTGTACTTCCATTGTGTACACGTCACCTATATtggtggatgtttttatgtGCTTTTAAAGCACCTTGAACAAATGTGAACTGTGCATTGTAAAGCATTGACTTGCCCTGActaattaataaaatacaaaacatgtaaatgttaGCTTATTCCAGTAATGTTTCAGGATGAGCTAACTCCCAGCATGATCAGCACTCTGTAATATGTATCACACTGCCACAGATTTCTATCTTTCCCTTATTTGTTGTGTGTTCACTGTTTCCACCTCTGTTATCTCATCCTCATACACCTCCTGACCACTCGGTTTTATGCTTGCTGTGATATTCCCAAGGAAGTGCTATATTTACAGGAATAAATCAATGTCATACGGGTTTGGGAAGACTGGGTCACCTGACATGAGTAACGCTGTGAGAAAGCATTGTCACAGTGCCATAGATGGTGTCGATCCGAGCatgaacacattcaaaatgaTCTTGTGCATATTTggtactttattttgaaatatactCATATATTTTTCCGGACTACCGTCTGTGCCATTGAGTTATTGATAtgtataaaactgaaaagatttcatttcattgtacaaaataatgttttgtttttgaaagacTTTGATACTATTACATGTTACCGGTGAATATgttagttcatgtttattgtccccatagGGAAATTAGGTTGCAGTAAAAAGATCACATCACATGGTATtcaaggaggaagaaaaaaacacaacatatgtaCACCACCACTCATACCATAAACCAAAGTAATatgaagggtgggggggggggtagagttccagaccagctgggagaaagaagaaaataaaatagatacacaaaatatatctaTCATCGGACGGGACCTTCATTATTAAGGAGTTTGATGGCCTGTGGAACAAAGGAGAGCTTGGAtctgttttttgtaaacaaagGAGCACAGTATCGTCGTCCTGAGGGCAGCAGTTCAAATGAACAGCACCAATAACACTGGGAGCTTTTACTCAAATGGAAACAGGTGCAGGCCGACAGTCTGTTGTTGTGAGAGGGAGATGGAGATGAAGAGGGTTTAAAGTCAGTGCCGCAAGCAATTGCTGCATTAAGTGATTGATTTGATATCTGTGAATGGAGTTGATGAAATGGAGTAAATAAGAGCATCACAATTCAATTCACTAAGAAGAGCATGTATTTTGTGTTCGATACTCAGgaatgttgtgttgtgtgtttggtaAGGAGAATGTTTCAtagtaaaatatatatgtttcaGTTAAGACACTGATTGTATTCATCATATGATATGACtgtttgtattcctctttttcgtataaaagtttgatttttaAACTAAGACAAAATCCGATTTGCTTTTAAATCGTTTGTTAGAAAAGGGGAAATATCATTctgtattaataaaaaatgtaggaCATCTGTCATACGGTTTTAAATACCCTTCGTCTTTACACGTtactaaacacatttttgaaatgttctACAACCATCggagattatttaaaaaaaaaaaaaaaaaaaaaaaggaaggaagggagagaTTCAATTGAGCGATGcataaaaataaagtgtgtcTGTACTGTCTGCAGTGCGGTGGACGATGAGTCAGGGTTGTGTCTGGAGGGGTCTGGTTTTGTGGGTATTTCCTAGAGATGTGATATTGGATACTATTACGACAAAACACTTAAACTCAGCCTACAGATTTTAATCGGTTTgaagaaaatataataaataattctaATATATATTCTAATCTAATAAGAACAGAAAATATGACTGACGTGTTTACATCTTGTTGAATAGTCAACAGGAATGTACTTTGTGAAGTATGAAGCAGAAGCTGATGTTTTAGCATCACATTTTATAACGTGTGTGCAAATGCCTGttttgctctggaggaaactactagaactgttgggtccttgtaaattctggtgtgtggtctagatctgtaaagtgtcttgagaaaacgcttgttatgaattgatactataaataaaattgaattgaattgaattgaaaaatgaaaagagacaGTAGAATCACCTCACCTCATCACGAACATCACGCTTCCTGCCttggtttctttgtttttacgtTGACTTCTGATGCCCACAAAGCAAGAACTCTCCCTGAGTGTGGCAATGCTGCAAAACCACAAACTGATCTCCGTCTCCATGCATCACTTGGACAGCTGATGGAACATGAAGATGAAGCGTTAATGTAAAGACTTTCTGGAAGCTTGgaacagagaaaaataaagatCTTCATCCGTCTGTTGAGATATGATTCTGAACACTTAAACAGGACAAAGGAACCACTCGCACTTGTTATTATTCACAGACATAACAGCAGTGCTTCTAGTCACGTTTGCGTATTCTTACACATTACATGATAATCCTAAAACACTTTGGTTGATCAAATGAACATGCTTTGCATACTTGGTCAGCAGATCCAGACTGGTATATTTTTTCACAGTGTCATTATCAAAGTGTATTGTTCTTGGCAGGGCCACTTCCCTCTGAAAGGCTTACAGTGCCAAATGGCCCTGCACCATATGTGTTAATGTACTGAGTGACATTTCTGGCTGCCTTCCTGCAGGCACAGAGGAATTCAGCTGAAAGGCTACACCTGCAGAGGGAAAACCTCTTACGGTCTCAGCCACAAATTTCCAGGACCCTCCAGTTTGATGAAATCTGTCTGCTTGTTGGCTCAGTTCTGCTTTATTAACTCCCCTAAAATTTGTCATCTATGTTAAGAGCGACTGTGACGCACCGTCCCCCCGACCTCCCCTCAGATGCCAGACATAAATCACGGCGGAACCAAATTAGAATCTAAAAAAAGGAACAGAGTAGGGTATTTTGGTGAGCCTCTGATAACTTGGCTGCTTGTTCTAGGTGGAACAGTTGAGACGGCATTGTGTAAAACCCTTCTGAGCCTCAGATAATGGCAATGATAAAACCtggatatgattaaaaaaaaggtgcacAGGATGAATGGGTTGTTCTTGATGAATTactaaaacacaatgttttaGTGCAATTTGATGATAACTacccacatttatttattactggATAATACTGCAGTTAAGTTGTGACTTTGGTATTGATATTTGTACAGCAATCCACAGGTATACATTCAGTAAAGATTTTGGAACAATTATATGGCTATGTGAAACAATACATTATACTCATGCATgacttaaaacattaaaattaataaaattaaagagagagagagagagagagagagagagagagagagagagaaaagcaatTTAGCATTATATTTTCAAGGGTTATTTTAAGAGTAGGCTATAACTTTATGCCCTTAAATTTGCTTTATTAAACAGACATATTTCAGTTTTATTAGAGCAGACCGGTGGGATGTAGTTACAACTGGCCACACTAGAGGGAAGCAGCACGAGGATACGTTCAGATTCAGATTTCTCTGGAATTTTCTGGAACCTCCATCAGAAATACTTCAACATGGTTTTgtgcatgtttattttaattattatgtGTTATAAATCAAGTAACAGTTGCAATAAgtagagaaaataaaatttgatttCACAGCAGCTAAAGCTACATGTATGAACCCTGCTAGATTTACTGCATTACTTACTTAGGCATTTAACCTCCTCTACCACCTGAAATAATAAGATGTCCACTCTCTGTCAATACATCTGTGAAAAGTAGTGGTGCGTTTCTCTCTCAGTCATATACGTATATGTAATAGACAgaataaaaaggaataaatCTGCACAAGACATCTGAATGCAACTTTGAGGGACAAATGACTTACAGGATGAAAGTACAATATAAACAACCACTTGTGTCATAACAGTTGTCAAAATAagatttttcagttttgtaCTTTCATTTTTGCCCTAAGAATGATCAAAGTTACACTCTGTCATAGTTGAAAGGTGATTAGCCTAGAGGGACCAAACAGGAAGGGAGTACTCTTCTCTTTATTGGAAAATAAGAACATAACATGTCGTAAAGATCTAAACCCTAAATATTTGATTTGGAACTATATAGCGGGTGttaaattagttgttttttgtcacttgtaGGCTGCAAGATCTATTTGAGTACTTTCGATGTCAGGAACCATAATGGTCTGTTGACAATCTAAATTCCCTGGATGAGCCCATGGCTAATTTCCATATTCTGGAGTTTCAAAGCAGTTAAACATCGTCTGAAAGTAATAAAGCCACATCCATGCTATAATAATCTCACATAGTATgttcggagggattttaatgtaatttaactCTAATAAACACCACATGTGCTACTGTGGTAAGTGTCCCTGTGTCAATCCTCCCCACCACACACCAGAGCCCCCCCCCAATTGTATTATACTTCTATCACTGCATTCCAGAGTGAGATATTGtgcttttactccactacatttatttgacaccaattattacttttcacattaagattttacaaacaaaatatttgatGGGCTTAGAATTTATGGTGCAATACTTTACTTTTAAACTCACCAGCATCCCGAGTATTTAAAATTGGCAACTTATAAGATGAAGTAATAATATCTGGAAAATATATGTTATTAATAATATAGGCTACTGTAACACGCTGAAAAGAGTGTTTCTgcatgagtacttttacttttgatactttaagatGGCAACATTTTCTGATGATAGgctacttttgtacttttacataAGTAACAATTTAattcaggacttttacttgtaatgaaGTATTTTGATACCTATGGGTTATAAATAATAAACCAATGGAACTGATATATTTGTGAAGCACTATGTTGTTGGCAAGGGCTCAATTCTTTTCACTACCACCTGTCACAGTCAAATAACAAACCACCAGCAGCTTAGACGACTGGGTGTTTACAGCCAACTGTATTTATTGACTCGTTTATGGCTGGAGGCGTGTATTTACTCCATGTCTGTATCCCTAACTAGCTGAAACTTTCCTCTCATCCAGTCTGTGTATATTATTTGGTTGCTAGGGGTGGAGCAAACAAACCTCTGTGTCTTCAGCCCTCCTCTTACATTATTTTCATCCATGCTTACGTCTGGGACAGCAGTTCCGCATTCCTGAGCTCTCACGGACAAGACTTAAACGGGCTGATGCAACGGCTTCAGTTAGTCCCAAAACCTACATCCG of the Etheostoma spectabile isolate EspeVRDwgs_2016 chromosome 18, UIUC_Espe_1.0, whole genome shotgun sequence genome contains:
- the LOC116706488 gene encoding proto-oncogene c-Fos, with the protein product MHPDSSTEFDSSSSCSTASPGGDTPGCSQHPTDSLSSSVDSAKDTEISAAGSFVPTVTAISTSPDLRWMVQPTVITSVPPSSRRAKTKTHDSTQSSSAASKAKPSNRKGQKEKASKEEEERRRIRRERNKIAAAKCRNRRRELIDTLQAETDKLEDEKSTLQTEIADLLKEKERLEQVLVSHKPSCKLPVNDNDGDDNDDEEDNKEDDDDDAMLQDPPASPQLLSMLENGKPPEGNTTIGEASIGQDMDTVPCIPAAAILGNSNILLCSSAEEEALKDLKGDDLDDLVPSLETAVSPEMAASVPDIDLSSPFCLSDWETLYKSVANDLESLSTPVMSSSPTCSNYRTVFSFNYSEIDSLDEGFESLKGSLGASELMKDSLNSPTLLVL